One Glycine max cultivar Williams 82 chromosome 4, Glycine_max_v4.0, whole genome shotgun sequence DNA segment encodes these proteins:
- the LOC100799539 gene encoding glycosyltransferase-like KOBITO 1 isoform X2, whose translation MPIPNHQLYSPFRTTLSSSSSSSSHSFTSKILLLLTILPVSLAAIAFILQWRGGITDPATLSSPRGSHHYFPGMEPSPLSHVSHNSHSHSDCVNLGRTNSPSFPYYHNWKLDFEASLTPKICVTTSTSAGLEQILPWMFYHKVIGVTNFFLFVEGKAASPEVSNVLESIPGVKVVYRTKQLEEQQAKSRIWNETWLAGFFYKPCNYELFVKQSLNMEMAIVMARDSGMNWILHLDTDELMHPAGAREYSLRQLLLDVPGHVDMVIFPNYESSIERDDIKEPFSEVSMFKKNYDHLPKDTYFGMYKDSVRGNPNYFLTYGNGKSAARIQDHLRPNGAHRWHNYMKTPNEIKLEEAAVLHYTYAKFSDLTSRRDRCGCKPTKEDVKRCFMLEFDRTAFIIASTATEEEMMKWYNEHVVWGDKDLKMKLLRKGVLTRIYSPM comes from the exons aTGCCCATCCCCAACCACCAGCTCTACTCTCCTTTCCGTACAACCctatcttcctcttcctcctcctcttcccaTTCCTTCACCTCGAAGATCCTTCTCCTCCTGACCATCCTCCCGGTGTCTTTGGCAGCCATAGCGTTCATCCTCCAATGGCGCGGCGGCATCACCGATCCGGCCACCCTCTCGTCGCCGCGTGGGTCCCACCACTACTTCCCCGGCATGGAGCCCTCTCCCCTCTCCCATGTCTCCCATAATTCTCACTCCCATTCTGACTGCGTCAATCTTGGCCGCACTAATTCTCCTTCCTTCCCTTACTACCACAACTGGAAGCTTGACTTTGAGGCCTCTCTCACCCCTAAG ATCTGTGTTACAACTAGTACATCAGCAGGGCTTGAGCAGATTCTACCTTGGATGTTTTATCATAAAGTCATTGGTGtgacaaatttttttctttttgttgaggGGAAGGCTGCTTCTCCTGAAGTATCAAATGTCCTAGAATCAATTCCT GGTGTTAAGGTTGTATATAGAACAAAACAGCTGGAAGAACAACAGGCTAAGAG CCGTATTTGGAATGAGACATGGCTGGCAGGTTTCTTTTATAAACCCTGCAATTATGAACTTTTTGTGAAGCAATCTCTCAACATGGAGATGGCTATTGTTATGGCAAGG GATTCTGGCATGAACTGGATTCTTCATCTTGATACAGATGAATTAATGCACCCAGCTGGTGCTCGGGAATATTCTTTAAGGCAGTTGCTCCTTGATGTTCCAGGACATGTTGATATGGTCATATTTCCTAACTAT GAGAGCAGTATCGAGCGAGATGATATCAAAGAACCTTTTAGTGAG GTATCGATGTTTAAAAAGAATTATGACCATCTTCCAAAGGATACATACTTTGGCATGTATAAAGATTCTGTACGTGGCAATCCAAACTACTTCCTGACTTACGGAAATGGAAAATCAGCTGCTCGGATACAAGATCATCTTCGGCCTAATGGTGCACATAGATGGCATAATTATATGAAAACCCCAAA TGAAATCAAATTGGAAGAGGCTGCTGTTTTGCATTACACATATGCTAAATTCTCAGACTTAACTTCTAGACGTGACCGCTGTGGTTGCAAACCTACAAAAGAAGATGTCAAAAGATGCTTCATGTTGGAATTTGACAGAACT GCATTTATCATTGCTTCAACTGCAACTGAAGAAGAAATGATGAAGTG GTATAATGAACATGTTGTGTGGGGTGATAAAGACCTGAAGATGAAACTTTTGAGGAAGGGAGTATTGACTCGTATATATTCTCCCATG TAG
- the LOC100799539 gene encoding glycosyltransferase-like KOBITO 1 isoform X1: MPIPNHQLYSPFRTTLSSSSSSSSHSFTSKILLLLTILPVSLAAIAFILQWRGGITDPATLSSPRGSHHYFPGMEPSPLSHVSHNSHSHSDCVNLGRTNSPSFPYYHNWKLDFEASLTPKICVTTSTSAGLEQILPWMFYHKVIGVTNFFLFVEGKAASPEVSNVLESIPGVKVVYRTKQLEEQQAKSRIWNETWLAGFFYKPCNYELFVKQSLNMEMAIVMARDSGMNWILHLDTDELMHPAGAREYSLRQLLLDVPGHVDMVIFPNYESSIERDDIKEPFSEVSMFKKNYDHLPKDTYFGMYKDSVRGNPNYFLTYGNGKSAARIQDHLRPNGAHRWHNYMKTPNEIKLEEAAVLHYTYAKFSDLTSRRDRCGCKPTKEDVKRCFMLEFDRTAFIIASTATEEEMMKWYNEHVVWGDKDLKMKLLRKGVLTRIYSPMVIIQSLRESGVFSSVIASAPSLSKENFLLSIDSSNSSRVSASVTLPSRKVGRTKESQAATRKALSVESAAFHEVAVPPLSPPVVDDNDLISHN; encoded by the exons aTGCCCATCCCCAACCACCAGCTCTACTCTCCTTTCCGTACAACCctatcttcctcttcctcctcctcttcccaTTCCTTCACCTCGAAGATCCTTCTCCTCCTGACCATCCTCCCGGTGTCTTTGGCAGCCATAGCGTTCATCCTCCAATGGCGCGGCGGCATCACCGATCCGGCCACCCTCTCGTCGCCGCGTGGGTCCCACCACTACTTCCCCGGCATGGAGCCCTCTCCCCTCTCCCATGTCTCCCATAATTCTCACTCCCATTCTGACTGCGTCAATCTTGGCCGCACTAATTCTCCTTCCTTCCCTTACTACCACAACTGGAAGCTTGACTTTGAGGCCTCTCTCACCCCTAAG ATCTGTGTTACAACTAGTACATCAGCAGGGCTTGAGCAGATTCTACCTTGGATGTTTTATCATAAAGTCATTGGTGtgacaaatttttttctttttgttgaggGGAAGGCTGCTTCTCCTGAAGTATCAAATGTCCTAGAATCAATTCCT GGTGTTAAGGTTGTATATAGAACAAAACAGCTGGAAGAACAACAGGCTAAGAG CCGTATTTGGAATGAGACATGGCTGGCAGGTTTCTTTTATAAACCCTGCAATTATGAACTTTTTGTGAAGCAATCTCTCAACATGGAGATGGCTATTGTTATGGCAAGG GATTCTGGCATGAACTGGATTCTTCATCTTGATACAGATGAATTAATGCACCCAGCTGGTGCTCGGGAATATTCTTTAAGGCAGTTGCTCCTTGATGTTCCAGGACATGTTGATATGGTCATATTTCCTAACTAT GAGAGCAGTATCGAGCGAGATGATATCAAAGAACCTTTTAGTGAG GTATCGATGTTTAAAAAGAATTATGACCATCTTCCAAAGGATACATACTTTGGCATGTATAAAGATTCTGTACGTGGCAATCCAAACTACTTCCTGACTTACGGAAATGGAAAATCAGCTGCTCGGATACAAGATCATCTTCGGCCTAATGGTGCACATAGATGGCATAATTATATGAAAACCCCAAA TGAAATCAAATTGGAAGAGGCTGCTGTTTTGCATTACACATATGCTAAATTCTCAGACTTAACTTCTAGACGTGACCGCTGTGGTTGCAAACCTACAAAAGAAGATGTCAAAAGATGCTTCATGTTGGAATTTGACAGAACT GCATTTATCATTGCTTCAACTGCAACTGAAGAAGAAATGATGAAGTG GTATAATGAACATGTTGTGTGGGGTGATAAAGACCTGAAGATGAAACTTTTGAGGAAGGGAGTATTGACTCGTATATATTCTCCCATG GTCATAATTCAAAGTTTAAGGGAATCTGGAGTCTTTAGTTCTGTCATTGCATCTGCCCCATCACTTTCTAAAGAAAACTTTCTGCTGTCAATTGATAGTAGTAATTCTTCAAGAGTCTCTGCCTCTGTAACCCTCCCTTCTAGAAAGGTTGGAAGGACCAAAGAATCTCAAGCAGCTACACGGAAGGCTCTGTCTGTTGAATCTGCTGCATTTCACGAAGTGGCTGTACCACCACTGTCTCCCCCAGTAGTAGATGACAATGACCTCATTTCACATAATTGA